Below is a window of Drosophila miranda strain MSH22 chromosome 3, D.miranda_PacBio2.1, whole genome shotgun sequence DNA.
ATAATTCAGAAGaatgaaaatttaataataCCTAATGGCAAGAATCATTTTAGATTATAAATGGAAGGGAAGGAATGTGGAAGGAATCTACCACACTCTCCCCCGGGGGGGACGAGCACAACTGTGGCACACTTATGTGGCAGCTTCTTGTGGCAAATATTTACCTACTGTGGCCCTGTGGCATCCATCCATCCCACATCTCTGCCTGTATGAGCAAAATAACATTTGCAATTTTAAGCACTTGAGACTGGTAGTCATCCACTTGTGGAAGgactcgtgtgtgtgtggtgtcctggccctggccctgtcAATGTCTCGGAATGTCTCAGGCTAATGACAAATTTCCATTTATTACTCTCGTATGTACTTTTTCGTTATTTCTCTTGTGGGTTACATTCTgattatttattaattaaattaGTTATGACACGACAGGATGCAAAGTCATTTGTTGCCTTCTTTGgcttgtttttctttttttttgccttcCTGTTTGTCCTGTTTGTGTTTGCGACCCAACGAGGAAAACGGCCCCAGTCTATGGGGCCATTATTCCAGGGCTTAGGCCAGGACTTTGACCTGTTTTTAAGCTATTTCATTGAGATTCGTGCCCTTGTCAAACCCTTTTTGCACACAAGGGCTTACATTTTTAATGTCGAGCAGACGGTTAAGCATAATTATGTTTGCAGATGTTCGGGGACCTGCGGCCGCCCCTCCGGCTGGTGGGGATTTCCGTTTCCCGGTCAGGTAAGGGACCCACTTATTAGCCGCACAATGCCTCGATGATATCCCCGCTCACATGGAGTGCCACTTGGGTGTCCTTGTCATATCTCGAGTGTCGCAGGTGTAATTCACTCGATGCTCAATATCTGTTCAATAAATTAAGGACATCGTACGGCTATGGGACAGAGGATGGGGCGTGGGGGACAGAGTGTGGAGAAATATTTCTGGGGGAAAGTTTTGTGCCACGACAACGAAAAATTGCGacaaaaatacatttttttattCTCCCCTCTCCGCTCTCCCCCCTCCTCTAGCAACGTTTTAATTTGTGCGAAAttaagccaaaaaaaaaacaagaaagaaaaaataaactCATTTTGTTGGCGAAACTTTTTCGATAGCTGTCTGACAACAAaaccaacaaacaacaaaaaaaaaaaaaaagggaagtGCATCGAAGAGGCAGATACCCTTGTTGTGTCCTGTGGGATCCTCTTATCCCCACATCGATTCCAAATCGAAATACCCCTCGGAAGAGGGTTTCGAGGGCGCTTGCTGCTGGGAAAACTTTCAGCGGAAGTTGATGGCAGGAAAAGTCGAGTAAAATGTGCATGAAATTGTGTCTGCGAGAAGAAAAATCTATGCGATTGAGGAAAAATTGGAAAACGCCGCCTACACCCGCGGGCCACCTTGTCTGAGCCTCTGGGCTTTTCTATTACGCCACATCTCGGAACGAAAATACTCTCCATACATTCCAGCCCATTTATTCGCCGGCTTTCTCTGCTTTTTGGGGCACCCAAGGACTTGAGGCCGTCTTGAAGGAGCGGAGGAAAGGGCATGCAAAGCGCGGCTGCCATCGGTGATTTAGTTGTTAGCCTGCGGACAAACATTTCATGGGTCGATGTGTGCCCGATTCAATCAACTGGCAGTGACAGACGGCAGACAGGAGCAGGGACGAGAGTGGAGTGCAAGGATGCCATTCCTTTGCCGATGGATACCTGGTTACCTGTGTGCAATTTTAATCAAAAATCGCATGTGTGCTCCGCTCTGATATATTGCGACTCGACTGCGTTGGCATAATGGTGACAGTTCCGCAAATGAGCATTGAAAACGTCCAAAGTCTACTCGATTGGAAGCGGAAATTCTCGTACTCGGGCATGTAACATTTTGGGGCCAGGGGGGCCAGGTGCCTGTGTCCACCTGGCGATGACACGGAAGAGAGCTTAGTGCTGTAGAGCCTTCGACCGAGGCCTTCAACGAGTGACTGACTGACGTCCATGGCAACCCACTGATTCGATTTCGCAATCGCCCAGGCATTGCCAGTGGAGGCATCTCTCCTCTCTGTTCCCGTTTTCCATCCATTTGCCTAATTGTTCAGTTTGTTTTACGTGTAAGGCTACAAATTGGCCCAGACACACGTTTCCCCCAGACAGTGGAAAACGGACAGGAATGCCTGACGGAGTCCAGGTATCCAAATGCACGTTCCTCAGTCCCTGCCCCGCCCTGCTCTCTCTCGGTGGATCTCTCTTTGCATTGAGGGCTCATAATAATTTAAATGCTCGGCACACAGAGTGACATGGCAAAGACAAACAGAGGTCAAACCGAAGCTCCACTgagctccactccactccactccgtcAGTGGTGCGGATGcgaatgctgctgctgtttctgttgcaaCTGTAAATGGCTACGTGACCGGATGCAAGGCAATGGTTTGCATTTAAATCCGAACGCAGTGGCAACGAAATTAGCACGACAAAGGCACACGGACTGCTggggactgcgactgcgactgcgactgggactcCGCAGCCTGAGGATTAGACAGTTGGGCGCTGGCATGCCATGCCTTGAGTTAATTTACCCCTTGGCTGGGCGGCCGGTCGGCCGGTCGGCCGGCCGGCAACAAGCGCTGTGCAAATAGGAGTCTGGGACCTGCCGGACCGAAAGGCTTGAGCCGGCCCTGCCGCCCGACCAGAGGGGCGGATCAACAACCAGGCAAACAAATGGCGTTGCAATTGAGCACGTTTCTGGTGAGTccaggacgaggacgaggacgagacCGAGAACATGGAAATGAACTGCGACACTGTTTCGGAGTCGCAGtcggagtcagagtcagaggtCGAGGGGGTGTCCAGGTCAAGTGGCATGCAGCAGTTGTCAGTACGTGCGCCTAATGATGCTGCAGAGGATGGATGTCGAAAACAAGAAGGGAAGGAGGCCAGACGTACATACGAGTGTGTGGCATATGTGGCATGTGACATGTGGCAGCTTTATTCAATTATCACCCCCGATAGCTCGATAGCAAATAGTGCAATCAATCGATTCTCGAAAGCGATATCATCTATCGGTGAAAAACTCTATTAGCTGAGCGGCAATTTGCATGGAAATATCCCCACTCGTAGGACGTTGCACGTTCCCGGTTCCTGGCTCAATGGCCTGACTAAATTTGATTGGAAGCACGGCAGTAGTTAGAAAGAAACGGGGAAACGGGCCAATTGGGGGGCAGGCGAATGCCGTAATTGCTGAAGAAGAAGACCCGAACCCCGGACACGCACGCAAAAGCCAAAAGCCTCtacccgacaacaacaacaaaaaaaaggaacAGGGAAAACCAAACTAGAAAAAATACAATGGAAATTAAGGGCACACGCAGCATACGGACAGGGCATGCATCTGGTCCGAGTCCTggtcctggccctggccctggccctggtcCTGGGGCTTTAGGAAAACCACAAATAGGATCAACTTGGCTGGCCTGCCGTCGccgtctcctcctcctcctcctccgttTCTGTCTCTGTTTCTCGAGCAACAACAGAAGCATCAGCAGACGCGCTCCGACATAAAAGAAACATAACTAATTTGCATAAAATGCGGAAACACAGCCCAAAAACACAGGGATAGAAAGGGCTGGGCCATCTCTGGGCTGGGGCCAAACTTTGCTGACGGAAATCGAGTAAAGTCGTAAGTGGAGCGGCTGCCGGTCCAGGTCCAGGGCCAggtccagcttcagcttcaggtACGGTTACGCATTTTGTGTGTTTGCCAAAAAGTTTGGCACAGAATTTACAAAACACTAAACTAAGTGAAAACCACCTTCGTCCTTAGACATTATGGAAACTTTTAGCATGACAAAGTGAAAGTGAGGCAGGGGGAAAGTGAGCTCTGACCACCATATTTGCGGTTTCTCGTCCTGGCTTGCATGGGGCGGCCACGGCAGCGTCAGATAAGCGACAAAGTTTGGGTCCGACTACGGGAAACATTCGCATATCGGAAGGTTTTTCCCCTGGAAAGGAGACGCAAATTATGCAAGTGCCTGCCCCATTGTTGTGGGCCCTTTTATGCTGGAAAGGAAGAGTGTTTCGAACTGTAACTGATGTGATATCTGTGCGAATTCTTTCTCGTTTTAGCCTGGTCAACCAAACGATGCCCGATGCGGGCAAGATTCGAATGATGGTCTCCCGCGCCCTGAACGTGTGGGAGAACAACTCCAAGCTGACGTTCCGTGAGGTGTACAGCGATCAGGCGGACATCCAAGTGCTCTTTGCTCGGTACGTAttggggatgggatgggaggGGATGGGCTGGGCTGGATACCATAAAAAACGAGCTTCTTTATTGCCATAAACATGGGCCACCAGCCAAAAGGCCATAAAATTGCACTTAAAACCGAGGCAAACGATAAATAAGCCACGTATTAAACCATGGAGCTGGAACAGGACCACCAGGAGCTGTAGCCAATCACGATGTACCGATGATGAAATGCCAGCAATGCCAGCAATGACAATGTCCAAGAACATGCCTCCTGCTGCATGGCAGCGGAATCAAAGAGTTTATGTGGCAGCTGCTTGTTCTTAGATAAGCTGTGAATATGCGTTCCCCTTAGCTTTGGTCGTAATGTTTATGAAAGCCCGAGACACATGAACTAATCCTGAACGATGTCTCACTGGCTCTCTGTTTTTTGCAGTCTCCAGCACGGCGATGGCTATAAATTCGACGGTCCCGGGCAGGTGCTGGCCCATGCCTTCTATCCCGGCGAAGGACGCGGCGGCGATGCCCACTTCGATGCGGACGAGATATGGAACTTTGACGGCAACGCGGACGACAGTCGAGGTGTGTGTTGTAAAGTTTGTAAATTTCCATCATAATTGCATTCACCTTTTGACGTAAACTAATTAAATTAGGTAATAATCATGTTTCGCGGTCATGTGGAGCCTGTTGTGGCAGCCACACGTCGGGcaaaatcaataaaaattGCATTCGCAGCGACCGCATCAGCCATGACTGGCGACGCGTTGCCTGCCGCATGGCTCATGTCCCATGGCTCATGCCACATGGCTCATGGCTCATGCCTCGTGCAGCATACCGCATGCCGCCACTGGCGTTTTGTAATTTAGCACAATAAATTCTCTGCCCCTTGCACCGCCCCGCACCGCACCACGCCCTCGTGCGCTGTGCTTCGGCATTTTTAATGGTTTTTAATGCCAATAAAAAATTGTCAGCATGACGCGTGACGTTGGCAGCCATTTTAAAATGTTGCAAGCGTCGCCATTTTTATGCCACTTACAAAGTCGTCAAGGCGACGACGGCGatgccctgcccctgcccctgcccctgcctgtgcctgtgccttgGCCAGGTCTCACCCTGTCACTCCTTGCCATTAACCAGTCATCCGTATTTATGttgcatttcatttcatttgctGCCATTCCGTGCCTCTTGCAGGAACCAACTTTCTGAATGTGGCGCTGCACGAACTGGGTCACTCCCTGGGGCTGGGCCACTCCTCGGACTCAGATGCGGTCATGTTCCCATGGTACCAGAACAACGAGGTGGACGGCAAGCTGCCGGACGACGATCGCACTGGCATTCAGGAGCTGTACGGCTCCAAGGAGAAGACCTGGGGACCCTACCGGCCGCGCACCACCCCGAGCACCACgaccaccagcaccaccatGCGAACGCTCAGCTACTATCCCCAGTCCAACTATCCCAACTATCGGCCGCGATATCCCCCCAGCTACGATCCCAACAGAGATCGAGAgagggagcgggagcgggaacGGGAACGCGAGCAGGAGCGGGCGCGGCAGAGACAGCAACGGGAGCGGGAGGAGGAACGGGCCCGCGAACGGGAGCGGGAGCTGGAGCGCGAACGAGAGCGggaggagagggagaggaacaGACAGCGAGACCGGGAGAGAGAGCGGCTGAGCACCAGCACAACCACATCGAGGACGCCCACAACGCGGCGTCCGTatccaaccacgggacagcgGCAGCACCAgccccaccaccacccccgGCAGCACAAGCCCCGCAAGCCGAAGCCCGACAGCTGCCTGACCAGCTACGATGCCATTTCCATGATCCGCGGCGAGCTGTTCATCTTCAGGGGACAGGTACAGGGAACACAAGTGTACAAGCATTGCAATCGGGGACTTAACTCTTCTTCCTCTTCCAGTTCCTTTGGCGCATCGGGGCACGCGGCATGTATCCTGGCTACCCCACGGAAACGCGCCGCCATTGGGCAGCCCTGCCCGAGAACTTCACCCGAGTGGATGCGGTGTACGAGAACAAGCAGCGCCAGATCGTGTTCTTCATTGGTGAGCCATCAGCGCACAAATGACATTGGTCCTTGCCTCCGAGCTAACATGGGTTTCCTCTTGCTTTTGCTCTTCCTTAGGTCGACAGTACTATGTGTTCAATTCGGTGAACTTGGCCAGCGGCTATCCCAAGCCACTGGCCAGCCTGGGGCTGCCTCCGACATTGTCCCACATCGATGCCTCGTTCGTGTGGGGCCACAACAACCGCACGTATCTGACCAGCGGCACCCTCTACTGGCGCATCGACGACTACACGGGCCAGGTGGAGCTGGACTATCCGCGGGACATGAGCATTTGGTCGGGCGTGGGCTACAACATCGATGCCGCCTTCCAGTACAGCGACGGCAAGACGTACTTCTTCAAGAACCTGGGCTACTGGGAGTTCAACGACGACCGCATGAAGGTGGCCCACGCCAAGGCGAAGCTGTCGTCGCGCAAATGGATGCAGTGCGCCCGCAGTGTCAACGAAGTGGACGACGAGCAGCGCTACACGGCGCCCCTGGTCTCCGGCGAGGAGCAGACAACGGAGGCGAGCGGCGCAAGGGAACGTCGCATCAGTCTCTATCTGCTTTGTGCCCTGCTACTCGCCACAGCTTGGAGCAGTTAAGACTCAGCAGAGGGCTTAGGTTTAGCCATACATAGCGATAAGCGCCACGATTCGCCTCATTCGGACTCGGATCCCTCATTTTCCACAACCAGCACTTACATATGCATAaacacataaatatatatacgaAATACGATTATATCTAGATGTAAAGTTGAGCAGAGCGCAACTGTGTGACAGTCTGGCGCTTGATTGCCCCCAAAGACGACACCCGAGCGGCCTTTTATAGAATTAAGGGCACAAAAATCAGCAGCCAAGTGGCAGTCATCCATAGACGCAGGAGTCTAGGGCTCGCCACTTGCTGCCTCATCCTTGGACACTTGCCAATCCTGGACACTGGGCGCCAATAGCACCAATAGCAGGGCTGTTTTACCAGATCTATACACGATGCATAAGATATATAGAATACAAGTTTGATTTGATACCTTAGCAATACGAGTATGTACGAGTAGGTGTAGCACGCATGCCGGAAAAGTCGACCATTTAGGATAACCCACGATGGAAATTTCGGAACCACAACTGCCTTATAATTAAGTACAGTATTGCTTCTGAGTGACGGAACAAGCACGGATCCAGCTGTTAGCTGTTAGCTGTGAGCTGAGTGCTGTCCTGTCTGCGTCTCTACATTTTTTTTGACCGAACCTTTCTAACtatttatatataaatgtGATATTATCATAAATTCGCGATGGTAAACGCGCGATTGTAAACGAAACAAAAACTGGAATAAACACTCACAAAAACCAAGTTAAACCATTGCATTTTTGGTAAGAATTTAGTTTATGGTACCCTTACATAAGATATACTTACTTAAAGGaagagtaaataaataaaattcattCAGTAAAAGCGTTCTCGTCTTTTATTTGAGTGGTGATAAAAGCCTTTGTCTGAGTGCCATATCTTTCCgattatatgtatatgtatcttAAACTTAGTTATGGCCTGCTATAAAATGAGCGTAGTCACAATGAGTTGGATATTTTGATTTGGTCGTTTGGCCCTCAGTGACAAGGGCAAAAGAGACCCCAGAAGCGAGCCCACGCTGATAGAGAAATCATCGTGTTTGTCTAGCTCCAACGAAGCAACAAAAAGGGAATAAAAGCTGGAAACAGATGTATCATGTTCAACGATAATATCGTTATCTCTATATAGACAGCGCTCTATATAGTCTAGTAATGAGGAGGTGGACTTATTGATATCAGCACCGGTTTAGGTGTACGCATTGGAACCCGTATCTTTCcaacatgtacatatatagaaCTCCATATATGTACAATGGACTTGCTCATGGAAATTTTATATAGAAAGTCTTAGTAGCAACTTCCTGTCGGGTCAATGA
It encodes the following:
- the LOC108159287 gene encoding matrix metalloproteinase-2 isoform X1, yielding MCSTCVGGLLLLALFVAQTNSIQDLPHEHHKHVGEKQQKQHHPPTADHMELQSGRAGKPKSVISEDLMYNYLMQFDYLPKSDLETGALRTAEQLVDAVRSLQFFGNIPVTGEIDEATARLIQQPRCGVGDKRYAYNFSPDNLDHDSGISIRVRRYVLQGPKWSKTDLTWSLVNQTMPDAGKIRMMVSRALNVWENNSKLTFREVYSDQADIQVLFARLQHGDGYKFDGPGQVLAHAFYPGEGRGGDAHFDADEIWNFDGNADDSRGTNFLNVALHELGHSLGLGHSSDSDAVMFPWYQNNEVDGKLPDDDRTGIQELYGSKEKTWGPYRPRTTPSTTTTSTTMRTLSYYPQSNYPNYRPRYPPSYDPNRDREREREREREREQERARQRQQREREEERARERERELEREREREERERNRQRDRERERLSTSTTTSRTPTTRRPYPTTGQRQHQPHHHPRQHKPRKPKPDSCLTSYDAISMIRGELFIFRGQFLWRIGARGMYPGYPTETRRHWAALPENFTRVDAVYENKQRQIVFFIGRQYYVFNSVNLASGYPKPLASLGLPPTLSHIDASFVWGHNNRTYLTSGTLYWRIDDYTGQVELDYPRDMSIWSGVGYNIDAAFQYSDGKTYFFKNLGYWEFNDDRMKVAHAKAKLSSRKWMQCARSVNEVDDEQRYTAPLVSGEEQTTEASGARERRISLYLLCALLLATAWSS
- the LOC108159287 gene encoding matrix metalloproteinase-2 isoform X2, with amino-acid sequence MGLVNQTMPDAGKIRMMVSRALNVWENNSKLTFREVYSDQADIQVLFARLQHGDGYKFDGPGQVLAHAFYPGEGRGGDAHFDADEIWNFDGNADDSRGTNFLNVALHELGHSLGLGHSSDSDAVMFPWYQNNEVDGKLPDDDRTGIQELYGSKEKTWGPYRPRTTPSTTTTSTTMRTLSYYPQSNYPNYRPRYPPSYDPNRDREREREREREREQERARQRQQREREEERARERERELEREREREERERNRQRDRERERLSTSTTTSRTPTTRRPYPTTGQRQHQPHHHPRQHKPRKPKPDSCLTSYDAISMIRGELFIFRGQFLWRIGARGMYPGYPTETRRHWAALPENFTRVDAVYENKQRQIVFFIGRQYYVFNSVNLASGYPKPLASLGLPPTLSHIDASFVWGHNNRTYLTSGTLYWRIDDYTGQVELDYPRDMSIWSGVGYNIDAAFQYSDGKTYFFKNLGYWEFNDDRMKVAHAKAKLSSRKWMQCARSVNEVDDEQRYTAPLVSGEEQTTEASGARERRISLYLLCALLLATAWSS
- the LOC108159287 gene encoding matrix metalloproteinase-2 isoform X3 yields the protein MPDAGKIRMMVSRALNVWENNSKLTFREVYSDQADIQVLFARLQHGDGYKFDGPGQVLAHAFYPGEGRGGDAHFDADEIWNFDGNADDSRGTNFLNVALHELGHSLGLGHSSDSDAVMFPWYQNNEVDGKLPDDDRTGIQELYGSKEKTWGPYRPRTTPSTTTTSTTMRTLSYYPQSNYPNYRPRYPPSYDPNRDREREREREREREQERARQRQQREREEERARERERELEREREREERERNRQRDRERERLSTSTTTSRTPTTRRPYPTTGQRQHQPHHHPRQHKPRKPKPDSCLTSYDAISMIRGELFIFRGQFLWRIGARGMYPGYPTETRRHWAALPENFTRVDAVYENKQRQIVFFIGRQYYVFNSVNLASGYPKPLASLGLPPTLSHIDASFVWGHNNRTYLTSGTLYWRIDDYTGQVELDYPRDMSIWSGVGYNIDAAFQYSDGKTYFFKNLGYWEFNDDRMKVAHAKAKLSSRKWMQCARSVNEVDDEQRYTAPLVSGEEQTTEASGARERRISLYLLCALLLATAWSS